TGCTGACAGTTTGGTGGACTTTTCCGATGCAATTGTTCTGTTTCTTTTTCGGCTGGACCCACAGCATTCATCATTTTGTGGTTAACGAAACCTTTTACGTACGGCATATTGGTCGTAAGGCAGCTCAGGATATCTTACGTCGGTATGGTGTTCGTTTTAATGATTTGGGAACATTTAGAAGGGCAAACCGTTTTCGTGAACTTTCCAAAAAAGAAGTTTAGCGCTTTTCTCTAATTTTTTTTACGGTAGGTTTTAAAATTTCCATGTTGTCGGTAAACAAGGGTTCCCTCTTCGCAATAGTTTGATAAGTAGACGGAAAACTTGTTACTCTCGCTCTTATCAACTCCCAACTGAATCAATACATCAGAAACACGTCTTTCGGTGTTAAAAAAATCGGAATGATAGACCAGATTATCTAATTTTTTGCTCAGTGTAATTCGCTCTCGCGCCTCTGGAGGTAGCGAATATGGCGATTTGAATACAATGTCATGCTGGAAAAAGAGTGCTGGCTGAATTTCGAGACTGCGGCATAGGGTTAAAAAATTTGTGAACGTGAGGTCTTTACCCTTTTCAATACCGTTAAGTGTTCCTGTGGAAATGCCTGTTATATGGGATAGATCGCGCAATGAGTAATATAAATCATTTCGTTTTGCTCTAAAGCTTAACCCAATTTTTTCAAGTAATTGTTTGTCTTCGTCCGTCATATAACGAATTGAATGACAATTTGCGCAAAATATGGTTTATTATTTTGATCAAAAATTTGTATTTGATTTATTTTAATCTTATGTTTGTTATAACGGCCTTTTATAGGAAAGAAGGGATTTAAACGCACCCTACATCACCAACCCTATGTTAGCTAGTGTGGTACATTGTTACCTTATCACTAGGGGATATGAAAAACTAATCCTATAAGTGAAATTATCAATTTACTGGCATCGTTTACTGTGTATACGTTGTGTAGAATTTATTTTATGATAGTTTTCTAGGATTTAATCATGATAGCAGCAGTTGGTCCAGCCAACTGGTTATCTACCGTGCCTGATAAAAAACAATTTCCCAGCTTCAGTTTCAAGGAATCCGTCAAATTCTGTCGAAGCTGTGGAAGTTGTCTATTAGTGGAAGTTGTTTATTATTTTCCACTCATGAAATAATATATGATATAAAATACGATCAATAGGCATACTGCGATAATAAGCGTGCGCTTGATGTTTCTGCCCGCTGGTAAATCATCCTTTTCTTCGACGGCCACTTCGGGTAGTTTCTCCTCCTGCTTGTGGTCGCTATGTTCGGGCGAATTATACTTATTTTCCATAATTAAAAATGTTAATTTACATAACTAGAACAGTGCTGATCGATAAATCGTTGGGGTTGGCTTATAATTTTAATTGAATAATAACTTCTTTATAAGAGGCTATTTTGCATTTAAAATAAATAAAGGCGTTAAAACATTGTGTTTTTTCCAGTATTTACATACATTGCAGGTACATTGAACGCAACACCCTAGTTAATCTCTGAGCACTGCGTTTACAGATGATTGTGTGTTTAATGTAGTCTATAAAAAAATAATTGAGCACTAAATGAAAAGAAGAACTCTTATCGGAACATTGGTAGCTGGATGTATGATGTTGGCGATTACTCCAACATTTGCGCAACAAAAAGCTGCAAAAAAGGAAATCGGTCTACAGCTATATTCTGTACGTGAAGAAATCGGGAAGAACCCAAATTTCGACCAGATTCTGCAAAAAATCGCTGCATTAGGCTATACAGGAGTGGAAGCTGCGGGATACAAGGATGGCAAATTATATAATTTGAGTCCACAGGAGTTCAAAGCAAAAGTGGAAAAGGCGGGAATGAAGGTAATTTCATCACATGCAACGAAGACTTTGTCAGAAAAGGAGCTATCCTCTGGAGACTTTACGGAATCTTTAAAATGGTGGGATGAGTGTATCGCTACGCACAAAGCTGCGGGAATGAAATACATTGTTACGCCTTGGATGGAGGTTCCTAAAACACTTAAAGATCTGGAAACACAGTGTCGTTATCTGGATGCGGTGGGCGCCAAATGCCGCCAGCAGGGAATCGTATACGGATATCACAACCACTCACATGAATTCAAAAAAGTGGAAGATAAAGTGATGTATGATTATATGATCGAGCACACAAATCCTGAGAATGTTTTTTTCGAAATGGACGTATATTGGGCAGTAATGGGACAGGCTAGTCCTGTGGATTATTTCAATAAATATGCGGGTAGATTTAAAGCATTACATATCAAAGATCACCGTGAAATTGGTCAGAGCGGTATGGTAGGGTTTGATGCGATTTTTAACAATTCAAAAGCGGCGGGATTACAATATATCTTTGTTGAGTTGGAAGAAACTCGTAATGATATTTACACTGGTCTACAGCAAAGTATTGATTATTTGAAAAAAGCCCCTTTTGTTAAAGCAAGCTATTTAAAATAAGGAGTGTCGGGAGAAAAGTGACGCTGTTTCGACAATGATCCGTTTGATAGATTTATTATTTTTCGGTAACTTGAGGATAATAAAAAAGGATTTTTTTTCATTTAAAATTGGATGATATGAAGCGGATTATTGTTGCTACAGATTATGCGGAGGAGGCAGAGCATGCCTTAAAATTTATTATGGAAGTATTTGCTGGAAAAGAGTATGAACTCGTTTTATTTTCCCTTCAAAATCCTTCAATTCATGCGATGAACGCTCGGCTTTCTCCCGATTCTATGTTTAAAATAGTTGAACATCAAAGCAAGATTCTACAACATAAGGCTGATGCTATTACTGCTGAGAGCGGTGTTGTGGCTATTCCATATCTAGCTGCAGGTCTATTTTACGATCAAATGACCAAATGTATCGAAGAGACAGGGGCCGATTTGTTAGTGATGGGTATGGCTAAACGTTCTTTTGATCAGGATATGCTTGGTAATACGACAACTGCAGCTATTAGTAAATTAAAAATACCGATCCTTTCTATTCCGCTTGGCGCAAAATTTACGGGTCTTCAGCATATTCTTTTTGCCTGTGATGTCGTTCGTGGTGTGCAAAAAGAAATTTTAGAAAAAGTGAAGGATTTTGCGAGTGATTTTGGGGCAGTATTGGAGGTACTCAATATTCGTAAGACCGTTGAGCGGCTAAATGAAGAAAAAGGAAGAGAAACACGGGAGGCCATCAACGATGTGATGGGAATTGTAAGTTATTACTACAAAAATGTAACCTCCAATGAGGTTGTAAAAGCCATTCGTGACGAAGTTAAAGAAAGCAATACAGATCTGCTGATTATGATTCCCTATAAGTATGGTTTTTGGAGTTCATTGACCCATCGAAGTAAGACTCGTATGATGGCATCGGGGTTGGATATTCCATTGCTGACGATTTCGATTTAATCTTTTAACACCATTGGCCCTGCAGAACTAGGTTCAGAGGGCCTAATTTTAGTTTGGTATATTATAGAATTGGTAATATTTTGTCCCATATCTGCTGGTAAAATCTATTATCTCGAATAATTCCCTTATCCAGATCATAATAATTTGGTGATTCATAACTACCTCCCCTACGACGTTCTATTAGAAATATATTGAGGACTATCTTTGAACTGCCCCCTTTTAACGGGGTTATCAAAAAATTTGTAATTATTTTTTCACCTTCTT
The genomic region above belongs to Sphingobacterium zeae and contains:
- a CDS encoding helix-turn-helix domain-containing protein, whose protein sequence is MTDEDKQLLEKIGLSFRAKRNDLYYSLRDLSHITGISTGTLNGIEKGKDLTFTNFLTLCRSLEIQPALFFQHDIVFKSPYSLPPEARERITLSKKLDNLVYHSDFFNTERRVSDVLIQLGVDKSESNKFSVYLSNYCEEGTLVYRQHGNFKTYRKKN
- a CDS encoding sugar phosphate isomerase/epimerase family protein produces the protein MKRRTLIGTLVAGCMMLAITPTFAQQKAAKKEIGLQLYSVREEIGKNPNFDQILQKIAALGYTGVEAAGYKDGKLYNLSPQEFKAKVEKAGMKVISSHATKTLSEKELSSGDFTESLKWWDECIATHKAAGMKYIVTPWMEVPKTLKDLETQCRYLDAVGAKCRQQGIVYGYHNHSHEFKKVEDKVMYDYMIEHTNPENVFFEMDVYWAVMGQASPVDYFNKYAGRFKALHIKDHREIGQSGMVGFDAIFNNSKAAGLQYIFVELEETRNDIYTGLQQSIDYLKKAPFVKASYLK
- a CDS encoding universal stress protein, giving the protein MKRIIVATDYAEEAEHALKFIMEVFAGKEYELVLFSLQNPSIHAMNARLSPDSMFKIVEHQSKILQHKADAITAESGVVAIPYLAAGLFYDQMTKCIEETGADLLVMGMAKRSFDQDMLGNTTTAAISKLKIPILSIPLGAKFTGLQHILFACDVVRGVQKEILEKVKDFASDFGAVLEVLNIRKTVERLNEEKGRETREAINDVMGIVSYYYKNVTSNEVVKAIRDEVKESNTDLLIMIPYKYGFWSSLTHRSKTRMMASGLDIPLLTISI